The genomic segment ttcgttaatggcgaaatctggccgccctgacgtgcggtcatcttttagcgactccctgccatgcttgaactatcggatccaatatttcatgatggcaaatgaaggcccagactccccataaactgtaAACATCTCATCAAATGTTACCGCCAGCGTTTTGTTCCTTTTTTTGAGGAATTTTGtgacaactgtgtacttcaatttcgtacattgtgcggatgactgagacatgatgatgtttacgaattaattactaaaagcgtgatgacgctaatgaaatgaaactttgcacatatactaaggaggttattggcaaattaattaaatttagcgcgagtcaataataacacttgaagatacttaggctcaaaacttttcagccgcccctcgtagctactttatgtaccaactaagacgacacctatgtatgataaaggtaaaacaggctggcatattagatggtgccagggaatgccagacaagttggtaacaaatattaagatttaaggtacaattccaagacgggccgcagaccgcaaactgcaaaacactatgaaatcggcagcgcggcattgctgctgcggcgtgtatactgcagatttcatagagttttgcagtttgaaataattgtacccttagactccgcctttatccgaaactatccgtaacttttgaatcagtttcggttacggttatggatatttttttatttcggatatccgatagtttcggttacggttacggatatccataacatccctgcttggtaagatggccctctccgtccctctcataccttttaaaatgacttctccacctcatttaagccagtaacttgaattttgggcacattagaataataatttttaaccaaggtagataaagttaaaaacgggattatttccaaaaaaccaaaaattgtcgacaattacagcaagaatttaccaagtgttataccattttggaatccttactaaatgcgccaaattatgacgtcacttgccacactcgcgtagtacaattttttttcagtacagtcagtttaaactaggcaaaatttttattttgaatttttttttgggaataatgtatttttttcatccaagctggagcagctggttttgtaattttgataacaatttagagaagcattattcagggttacataacaaaaaaaaaatttggaaaaagtgaagatttgtggcaacacgagtaaaaagagcGTCCCctggagtagaaatttttgttttttttttaaatgcccattattttgaaaatatgccacatagatttttttttatatttttctgataaccagcataacttgcctcaacacccagttccggcttgacgttacattacgggacaccctgtatatataatatatataaattttcatacaaaaaaaatgtataaaatccgatttgtatgcaaaataaaataataaaatgaagatatcaattttctgacttcaccataccatttatatgaccatgatAACATGGGcttgtgtcggctcatatacccatttacctaacaccctgtataactcaaaggtgactgactgactgactgactgactgacatagtgatctatcaaacAGCCAAAcaactggacggatcgggctgaagtTTGGCATGcagtaggcatccgctaagaaaggattttacgaaactccacccctaagggggtaaaacgggatccacgcatacaaagtcgcgggcggccgctagttgtttcATATATTTGGTCagtttacaaataaaatgtttgccAATTGCCGTAAATTGTAAAGTTTTTGCAtatcattccataaaaatacaCTGTCTACAatatcttcttcttttttttattttccactTATTTTCCGTTCAGGCTACATTTATGGTGAActgttataaaaaaatctgttaatTATTCAAAAAGTCGATGTAGTTATAGACAGATAgttccaactaatattataaatgcgaaaaaaaatactgagtgtattattttatttcatttatttatatcacAAAAACACTGCTATCTAAGATAAGTTAACAACTTGCTCTATTCATATATTTTCTAGTTAGTGTTTTGCTTTGCTCTGCAACAGCAGTTACTTAATAGTGATAACATTGCGatatatttcattttatttaaatacactCAGTCTCTAAGCAAGTATGTACGAAGTTAAGAACAAAGTTTTCTTCATTACTGGTGGCGCTGCTGGCATAGGAGCTGGTGTGGTCAAGGTTTTTCTTGGGGAGGGGGCTAaggtaagtgaaaaaagtaaaacgTAACGTATACTATAGGTACTTTACATTTAGAGAAATTGACCATAAATTATATAATGCCAAGTATAATCTGACCTAGATCCAGTAGCGAACGAAGCGATGTCATAAGCTGAAAAATAATCATGAACGACGATTGAGAAATACATTTCCTGTAGACAGTCTACTTAAAATATtggttttaatattaatgatcTTAATTTTGGTAACCACTTTTCACTTGTTCCAAAAAGCTGCAGCCAAAAAACTGGAAATAATTGTAATATCTCgtaatcattttcattttcttctAGCATGTCGCCATCCTAGATGTCGACGTGAAAAACGGGACTGCACTGGAAGCCGAACTTATAGCTAAATATGGTGCGGACAAAGTAAAGTTCTACAAATGTGACATCACAACCAGTGAACTAAACGATACTTACGATGCAGTTCTTAAGCAGTGTGGATATATCGACACGGTGGTCAACTGCGCTGGGATACTTAACGACAACGCTAATGTCTACATGAAGGCTATAGCTGTTAATATGGTAAGGAGCAtcataaaataaagaataaacgGAGTTGTAGAGGGTGTTGCTAGTGTGTCTCTAGAGATCCTGTTTTCGATGAAATGAGACAGTGGGATATCTACATTTAGGTAAAAGGAAAATccttatctaatttatttttgtatttagcTGTCTAGAATCTCCCTTTTTAGAATTTCGGACTTTCACTTTTGAATACTCTTTTCCAGACGGCTCTAATCACAAGTTCATTACGTGCATATGACATCATGCGCAAAGACCATGGAGGCACAGGGGGCACCATCATCAACATCTCATCCATCGGTGCGCTCTTCCAGGATCAATGTTTACCAATCTACCACGCCACTAAGAGCGCGGTCCTGCAGTTCAGCCTTTGTCTTGGGGTAAGAATGATAATCTTCCCTAATAAGTAATTaagatctggtaagggtcgcgggaagagtctggatgcgggcagcgcagaaccgttcattgtggaaaaccttgggggaggcctttgtccagcagtggacgtcatttggctgaaacgaatgaagaaTGATAATTAGGTAGGCTAGCTCGATAGCTTTTAAAAAGTGCTTAGTTGCTCGTAAGCGGGCGCCAGGAGATCCAAGTGACGTAATACTCTcattagattttaatctttCTGTTGTGAAAAAAGAGACCTTGGTATACAAAGTCACAAGATCGCGGGAGATTTGCTATTAGTGGTTCTTTAgatataacaaaataaaagctATCAGCCACACTAAAAATTACTAGATTCCATCACAGAATACGATCGCTAATTGCTAATTTACATGTAttagtagttaagtaggtaactaaattttaacttaatttttcggTTGAGTTGGTGGGAGGGGCTTGTCAATTGACACGTGAGAAGCAGTTTCATAGTAAACAAGAACACGACGTTTggacatagacttaaaattaagttaaaatttagttacctatcTACTAGGTACGTGTAAATCAGCATAAGTTGATTTAGTGTGCTGGACTTCACTGCCTATTATCTATTTTAGATAGACATGGTGGTCCCCCATAGGTTTAGTACGATCTATTTTTCAACTAACATCATCTACAAAACTAGATGTTTACAGATGGAACCTACTTACTCCCGGACTGGAGTGCGAGTGGTAACTCTATGCTTTGGTTGCACGGACACTTCGCTGCTCACCACAAACAAAGCGGACAGTTTCGATCCGGACTTAAGGGGATCATTTTTTGATGGTCTTAAAGTTATGCCAACTCAGACGTAAGTTTTTTTTAGCTTGCTGGATGTTGAATAGTGTAACTAGTTTTTTAGTTATGTTCCCCATTTAAATTttgttaggtactttttttcatgaattttgaACATTACATCTCCGTGCTCTCTCGAATCAGAgattctgggttcgattcccagtaaaGGCATAGGCCTACTTCGTGACTGTTCGAATAAAATCAAATTTCGTGTTCCAGAGGGCACTTAAAGTTATTGGTTTGATGGACTTATGGCAGACGTATTAGAAAAAGGCCTCATTATATTATATCCATTctgatatcataatattttcttcaaGAACCGAAAACGCTGTGCGTGGACTGGTAGAAGCATACAAAAGAGGCGCCAGCGCATCCACTTGGCTTGTATCTGGAAACAAACCTGCGGAAGACATCTCAGCCAACGTCAAGGAAGCGTACGCAATACTTAGCAGAGGAATCACGGACTAAATGAAGTGATACGGAATAattaaatgtatggagtgtATATCATAGTTGCGACAAACAAAGGTGCTACAAACGTTGTGGCGACAGTACGTTATGCCGACAATCGATGGCGCGACTGCACATTAGCTCGACGAACGTTAGCGCGACAGAACGATGGGGCGACAAACGAAAGCACGACAGGACTTTGGAGCGACAAACCCTAGCGCGACATTACTTAGGCTCGACAAACGATTGCACGACAGAACCTCTGATCGACAAACTATACTGTGGCACAACGTGAATGTATACAAACATATcaatcatttaaaatatttttaatttcgcCTCAAGGTTAACTGGAGGAAAATGCCAAATGGCATTAAGTTGGCCTTATGTTACTATATTTTATGTGCATATACGAGGTGTGTTCAGAAAATATCGGGAATTTTGATATTTCATGAGTTTGGAGAGTCCTattgaaatctttgaatgtctctttcttttcaaaaataaaggaatgttttctttgcgtaaaattttctatcttcagtattaagagtactttccctccaggtggcattacaaaattccaccctgtataaaaacaaAGTTAGGTGAATAAAATCTTTTAATACGGAAAGTACATTTTtgttaacatttatttataattgaaAGTAAACATGTCATTTTAGTTTAATGTTAAGTGATACCTACTTAGGTTACACATTGAAAACTTATAGCACATTAAGTGAACATGtaagatttaaaataaacctaataatttctataaacatattttttattaccttGTTACTATGCTTCATCACCATGTCTATGTCGGCCGTTtgatgtagtggttcggaacggactactatgccgagaggtcccgggttcgattcccggccgggtagaaattgaatttgaaattgatgaattttaaacgaaatgtccaaggataggtattttttttatagtaatAGCCCTTTACAGGCAACTGCTGGACTATGAAGAActtccgcgaagagactgcatatcgacctttgactatgacacaTACATTATACATTCACGTTGTGCCACAGTATAGTTTGTCGATCAGAGGTTCTGTCGTGCAATCGTTTGTCGAGCCTAAGTAATGTCGCGCTAGGGTTTGTCGCTCCAAAGTCCTGTCGTGCTTTCGTTTGTCGCCCCATCGTTCTGTCGCGCTAACGTTCGTCGAGCTAATGTGCAGTCGCGCCATCGATTGTCGGCATAACGTACTGTCGCCACAACGTTTGTAGCACCTTTGTTTGTCGCAACTATGATATACACTCAAGAAACACACGGAAATAAATTCATGATTGATGATGAACAACATTTGTGGCTAGATTTATTATTCCTTTCAAAATCTGACAATAGTTAAAAGGTACCTGCCTTACCTTCACTTGCCATGATTTGTAGACGCTTTTTAAGTCACCTGTTTTGTTTGCATTCCAGCTATGGAAGGGGATTGGATTCCCTTTGAAGACTTATTATTAGTATGATCATTATCATGTTTAA from the Ostrinia nubilalis chromosome 5, ilOstNubi1.1, whole genome shotgun sequence genome contains:
- the LOC135072218 gene encoding 15-hydroxyprostaglandin dehydrogenase [NAD(+)]-like, with amino-acid sequence MYEVKNKVFFITGGAAGIGAGVVKVFLGEGAKHVAILDVDVKNGTALEAELIAKYGADKVKFYKCDITTSELNDTYDAVLKQCGYIDTVVNCAGILNDNANVYMKAIAVNMTALITSSLRAYDIMRKDHGGTGGTIINISSIGALFQDQCLPIYHATKSAVLQFSLCLGMEPTYSRTGVRVVTLCFGCTDTSLLTTNKADSFDPDLRGSFFDGLKVMPTQTTENAVRGLVEAYKRGASASTWLVSGNKPAEDISANVKEAYAILSRGITD